Within the Miscanthus floridulus cultivar M001 chromosome 17, ASM1932011v1, whole genome shotgun sequence genome, the region GTCAGCGCCTGATTATGTGCCAAGTTTATAATGTGTGTGTGAATGTATGGATGTGTTTTCTACCAGAGGAAGTGCGTGGCAATCAGATCCTGTTTATACAGTTAGGAGAAATTCGTAAATTGTATTTGGGGCTCTAGAGTTTTTACATGTTTTCAATTACCAGGAGCAAGTGCGCCAGCAGCTATGCTGGTGATTCTTACGGTACGCCTCAGGCCCTCAGCTCTGTCTTCCCATGGATGCGGCTGAATTGCAACTTGAGTTTCTCAAAACTCAAAACACTGAAACACCAATGTGCAACGCTCGAAGCCACCAATCACTCGGCAATGCTACGCAGCTAAACCACTCGGCAAGGTGACAAAAATATGTAATGCCGTTGATGTTTTCCTTTATATCGTGATGATATACATACTATAGTTTTCACACGAGCAAAACGCCATAACCTCAGTTGTACAAACTACTGAAACTAGTAAAACCCAATTGGCAAAAGGCGTCAGGCGTCACCTCTGCTCTGTAGTCGCCACCGCCACCGGTAACCTCTTCAGAGGGAGGAGCCGCAGAAGGGGCAGAACCGGAACTGCGTATCGACGGCGCGGCTGCACGCGCCGCACCTCGCCTCCCGGGGCAGCAGCAGCGAGGGACCCGGCTCCGCGCCGAGGGAGCCCGGCGAGAGGAGGCCGCAGTCGCGGCACAGGTACGCGGGGTCCTTCCCGGGCCACCGCCAGACGGGGGCGAAGAAGAGCTTGAGGACCTTCTCCGTCTCCACCAGGTCCGCTGCGCCGCCGCACCGGAGGCACCGCCCCGCCGCCTCCTTCAGCACCCGCCCGGCCCCCTGCTCCACGCCTCCTACGAAGAAGAAGAACATCTTGCTGCCGGATCCTGTGCTTCCTGTCGTCAATCCGTCACTCAAGATCGATCTCAGGTGGATTTTAGCCGGTTCGGTTCGATGTGCTAGGCGGTAGGGGGGTTTTGTAAGGGGTGGTCCGTGTTTGGGGATTCGGGCGGATCGGCTCTCAGGACGACAGGGTGAAAGGAGAGGAATTTTCTCGAGAGCACGGATTTGAGATCACAAATTCACGACAGTTCGAGATGCTTCAACGCCTCGGTATTGGTAGCCGTGCTCGTGCGGCGGCGCCGGCTTTGTGCTCACTTTGCAAACCGTGGGCCATATGATGGCCGCAGCTTGGACGCCAAAAGCCCATTGGATTATTAACAGGCCGAAAAGGGAGGAGATTCTCAAACGTAACGTAACCCATTGGCCGGCACTATTCCTTCTCTTAGGGATCTCCGCCTGCTCTCTTCACTTCCCGATCCTGCTCTCTTCACTTTCTCCGGCAAAGGACTTGCAATGGAGCTGGAGGGCAACTGGGCAAGAGAGGAAGATGCCATGCGGATGCGGTGGAGCTTGTTTGTCACGATATGTTGTGACAAATACCAATGTCCAATCACTCAGCTAGCACTCCAATTTCCACCGCATCCAAAACGGACTATCCGATAACCAAGTTGCACTTCTCCAGTCCATCGGCACTTACGCTCCTTGCCATTCTTCCCCTACTTCCTCTACAACTCTTAATCCCTAGCAGCTGATGCTGACCAGTAGCGATGAGCTCCATGCCCACGCCTCCGTGCCACGTCGTGGCTGTGCCGTACCCGGGCCACGGCCACGTCAACGCGATGGTGAACCTGTGCCGCCTCCTGGCAGCGCGCGACGGCGTcaccgccaccgtcgtcgtcactGAGGAGTGGCTCGGTCTGGTCAGTACCCCGGCGGCGATCTTGGGCCCACGCGTCCGTTTCGAGGCCATCCCGAACGTGGTCCCCTCTGAGCACGGGCGCGCCGGTGACATGGTCGGCTTCGTGGAGGCCGTGTACACCCGGATGGAGGCGCCGTTCGAGCGCCTCCTCGACCAGCTCCTCGCCGCGCCGCTGGCGCCCGCGGCCATCGTGGCCGACGTGTTCGTGCCGTGGACCGTCGCGTCGCCGTTGGCGCACGGAGGGGCGTGCCGGTATGCGTGCTCTGTCCGCTGAGCGCCACCATGTTCGCGGTGCAGTACAACTTCCACCGCCTGCCACCCGCGGCGGACGACGGCGGCAGCACTTCGCCGGTGAACAAGACCACCGGTACGTACGAGTTCTTGCCCCTCAGAATTCAGACCTTCTTCTCCCCCGTTCTAACACTGCTCTTCTTTGGTCTGTCATCATTATTTCTGCACAACGATCTTGTGTTTCCTGTGCAGATGGCACTGATCCTTGCTTGGTCGAATACTGTATCCATGTGCTATCAAATACAATCTCAGCTCAGCCCGGCTTACATGACAACCAAACACGCGAGGTTGTACCATAGGAGCCCGGCTTAAACAGGCTAGCCAACCGTGCCGGACAGGACTAGGGAAATAAACAGAAGAGTTACCAgtaatttataattttttatcCCTTTGTTGTCGTCACCGTTACATATATGGGTTTTTGTTTCCTTAACTGTAATCTATTTAGATAATTTGTTTCCTTAATTGCCATTGACGGAAGGAATGCTCTTAAGGAATGCCATTGTTTCCTGAACTGCCGCCGTGCCCTTAAGGAATGCTCAATGGCAATTAAGGAATCAAATTATCTAAACAACTGACAGTTAAGAGAGCAAACCCAACATATGTAGCAGTAATGGCAAGGAAGGGGAAAAAAGAAATTTGCTATATTTCTGTTGACGTAAAACTTTGATTCATCTCTGTCAGATTCTGGACCATTCATTTTGTTTGAAAATTCGTGCCGTTCTCTGGCGGACTGTCTAGCCATCTGATAGATTTTGACCAATAAGGTCCCGTCGCTTTTTCACAAATTTTGGAGGAAtctgaaggaatttgtgagaagaaaacactgttccaggtgaaaaaaagaagcggatcaagtcggGTTTAAGAGCATGCAAACGGGGCCTAAAAAGATGACAACTCGGCAAAAAAAACTGACTTTGTACTGCTAGGTTCAAAACTTTGAACTATCGCATTATAAACTTTGCACTGCTAGGTTCAAAACTCTACACTCAGAATTTATAAACATTCAACTATGGCATTACAAACTTTGTACTTTCAAAACTTTGAACTATCAtatttgtcggtgcagaaagtgaccaacaagtaaatatttatagttttgccgtacgttgtgatcggaggtggcataacactcaatgacacagggtttatactggttcaggcaacgtgccctacgtccagtctgggtcggtcggtgacttcattcctgagcccaggtgctcgaagtttgcagtggggttacaaacgagaaggagaaagataaggtgtacaagaggtctggtcggaagggccgagagcgacaggagctccgctacgagctaagtgttcaagcgtgtgcttgaggtccgaacctcgCTGttatgtggttgtgagctagtgaacttgatcgatctaatgaatctggaatcacttGAATCCCTTGGGAGAGaccgcacccccttttatagatgaagaggatggccttacaagtgagagggagagagtatgtacgcttctaaaccttgttgcccacgccgacaggtacaggatgatggtaggcgcccacaacactgttacatgtcggatgcatgtgggaggttacgttgtcttgtttcgggtatggcagatgtcggtacctgtatatactgttgatgcccagaggcatgtgaggagtttcaccatgttcattcGGTACGGCAAAATCGGACGCCCACagcactatcgatgcccagaggcatgtggggggccttaccgtatgggagttaatggcgcccacaatactataggtaaaatattggcgcctacaacactgttcgtgtcagtgcggttgcagagtactgttcctgtaggtgtacagggtacagtccctggtatcgtggtttgacttgagcgacttgccttgctttctctgttcgttccctggtcctttctgggtgggcgtccccggtcggttggtcctaatCGGCTCTGgtcgcgctagtcggagaagagcagtgagcatggTCTTTGCATACTTCGGTCGGAGGCGTGAGGTCGGAGTTGGATGTAGtcctttgccaggccttccggtcggagaggtagtCCGGAGGAGGCTGGAGTCGGAGCTAGCGCCCCGGTCGGAGGGGTAGGCCAGAGTCGAAAAACGGGTGCCGCTCCTCCTCAGCCAGATcttctggtcggtgattggatcgcccttctggcctgttgtctgcatacttgggccggcccatgagttgcttgCTGTCTCCTTAggtcgagcctttgttgggaaatcggtccgtgagggaccccgggtttatgaacccgacaggaaccCCCGAGCCattgggcgatttgggtagagtcgttcgggggatttttgtcttgacggggGGTGCatgtgagcgcacccgtgggtgtagcccccgagcccctgggtggttcgggcagaaccatctggggggtTTTCTGTGTTGCCAGCGAGGGTGGTTTTTGTTTTattggcgggtgcgcgcgagcgcacccgtgggtgtagccctcaaTCCCCCGGGTGGTTCGAGCAGAACCGTTTGGGGTGTTTGTTtagtgggcgtgtgtgcgtgtttttttagTCGAGGCGGAGTTgtttaaccaaggcgtcgttgtgcagccaagGCGGTTAgttgtttttagggatcgggtgagacggagctcgcggatcctggcgtcgatgtgcGCCATGGGACCGAGAGAGACAATTAGTTTTTTAGGGATTGGACGAGATAGGGCTCGCGGATCTTGGCGTCGGTGCGTgtcgtgggatcaggcgagttggAGCCGTGGATCCTGGGCTCGGTGCGGTCCACACAActgaggcagttagttagtttagagatcggacgagacagagctcgttgatcctggcgtcggtgcgcgccgtgggatcgggcgagtcagagtcgtggatccaggtggggcgagttcggggtcacagacccgggtgtttttggagtgcagtcgaagcatagccggatgggccgagttcggggtcatagacctaggtgtttttggagtgcagtcgagttcgggtcatagacccaggtgttttTGGGAGcgtagtcgaagcgtagccggatgaggcgagtttgggtcgcagacccaggtgttttttggagcgcagtcgaagcgtagccggatggggtgagtttaggttcgcagacccaggtgtttggggtgcagtcgaagcgtagccgaatggggcgagtttggggtcacagatctaggtgtttggagtgcagtcggagCATAGCccgatggggcgagttcggggtcgcagacccaggtgtttggagtgcagtcggagcaaagctggatggggcgagttctgggtcgcagacccaggcgttttgtgtcttgagcccccgagccctattgggctttagtaggggtcggtgtgagttgtgtgcgttacctcgtccttggttcctcacaaccagaggggctgagttttgtcgcttgtcccgatcgctcgggcttgagtgacgcgctcggtgagtttgctaacgggtatgatcgagtggaatccgggtctgtcgttcatgacg harbors:
- the LOC136518824 gene encoding uncharacterized protein — translated: MFFFFVGGVEQGAGRVLKEAAGRCLRCGGAADLVETEKVLKLFFAPVWRWPGKDPAYLCRDCGLLSPGSLGAEPGPSLLLPREARCGACSRAVDTQFRFCPFCGSSL
- the LOC136515790 gene encoding UDP-glycosyltransferase 87A2-like → MSSMPTPPCHVVAVPYPGHGHVNAMVNLCRLLAARDGVTATVVVTEEWLGLVSTPAAILGPRVRFEAIPNVVPSEHGRAGDMVGFVEAVYTRMEAPFERLLDQLLAAPLAPAAIVADVFVPWTVASPLAHGGACRYACSVR